In Micromonospora cremea, the genomic window CGCGCGGCGCTGACCCCCTCCAGGATCAGCACCGACGCGGCCGGCACCGGGACCGACCGGGGCAGGAAGCATCGCCGCACCCAGCTGTAGCGCCGGTAGGAGCCGGGCCGCCCCGCACGCAGCGGGCCCAGCACCCACTCGTCGAGCCGGGGCCAGAAGGTGAGTTGGTCGTCCCAGCCGTCGAGCAGGTCGTCGGTGTGCACCACCGGCGGCCGGGCGCCGCCGGGCAGCGCCGCCAGGGCGTCCGCGAGGTGCGCGGCGAAGCTGCTCTTGCCCGCGCCGCTCGGCCCGTCGACCGCGACCAGCCGGGTCCGCCCCAACCGTGCCGGGCCCGCGAGCACCCGGCGGGCCAACTCGGCGTACGCCTCGACGACCGCCACCGGCGCGCCGGTGCCCTCCTCGGCCGTCGCCGGCCGGCCGACTTCCGGGGTCACCCCGGCTCGCCCAGCATCTCGCCGAGCCAGCGCAGCTCGGCCTGGCTGGTGGCTCGGGCGATGGTCAGCATCCCCCGGCGGTACGGGTCGGTGAGTTCCTCGGCGCGCACCGGCCGGTCACCCTCGTAGAAGAAGCTGCTCGGCGTACGGAGGAAGGCCAACCGTCGGCGGAGCACCTGGTCGCGGGCGGCCGGGTCATCCAGGTGCCGGAGAAAGGCCAGCAGGACGAACCAGCGGTTCTCGTCGCTGATCTCCAGCTCGTCGGGTTCGCGGAGCCGGCGGTCCAGCTCGGCCCGACCCGGCTCGGTCAGCGCCAGCATCTGGCGGGGGGCCGCGCCGGCACCGGGTTCCACCCGCCGGGTGAGCAGGCCAGCGCGTTCCAGTCGCTTGATCGCGGGATAGAGGGTCCCGTCGGCGATGGGTCGGACATGCCCGGTGAGCTGGGCGATCCGCCGCTTCAGGTCGTAGCCGTGCAGGGGTCGGTCGGCCAGGAAACCGAGGATGGCGAGTTCGAGCACGGTCCCATTATGCCCTCTTGACGATATACCTCGGGACGGAGGTATTGTGTCGCCATGAATGCTGCGACCGTGGGCCCGGACGGGGCTCGAATGCGTTGGGTGGAGATCTCCGGACGTGCACCGGCCCGGGTGTACGTGCACGGGCTCGGCGCGATGTCCGCGCCGTACTTCCTGCCAGCGGCCACCCTCCCCGAGCTGGCCGGCCACCGATCCCTCTTCGTCGATCTCCTCGGCTTCGGGTTGAGCGACCGGCCGGCCGCATTCGGCTACACCCTCACCGAGCACGCCGAGGCGCTGGCCGCGGCGCTCGACGCGGCCGGGGTCCGGGCGGCCGACATCGTCGCGCACAGCATGGGCGGCGCGGTGGCCATCGCACTCGCCCACCACCGCCCGGACCTGGTCGGGCAGCTGGTGCTGATCGAGGCGAACCTGGACCCGAATCCCCCGCCGACCGCCGGCAGCAGCGGCATGGCCCGGTACTCCGAGGCGGAGTTCCTCGCCGGCGGCCTCGCCTCGACGCTGGACCGGGTGGGCCCGGCCTGGGCCGCCACCATGCGACTCGCCGACCCGATCGGCCTGCACCGCACCGCGATCGGCCTGACGACCGGCACTCGCCCCGCGATGCGGCACCTGCTGGAACGGCTGCCGATGCCGCGCACCTACCTCCAGGGTGGTCGGAGCGGGCCGGTCGTCGGCGCGGAATCGCTGGCCTCAGCCGGAGTGCGGGTGGTGACCGTGCCGGACGCCGGACACAACATCATGCTCGACGCACCCGAGCAGTTCGCTCAGGTCACCGCCGCCGCCCTCGCCCAGCCCGCCCTCGCCTGACGATTCCGCCGGCGCTGCCACCCGATCCCACCGCAGCCGTACGGGGGCTGACCGCCGTGGCCGGCCACCCGTCACGTCCGGGGGAATTGGGGCGGCGACGGGTGACGCACCGCCCGTTCGTCCGGCGGGGCAGCACCGGAATGGGCATGCTCGTGACGTGCTCCGAGACGTGATGAGCCCCGGCATCGACGCCCTGCTCGAACAGGCCCGCGCCGGGCTGCACCGACTGACTCCGCAGCAGACCGTCGAGGCGGTCCGCGGCGGCGCGCTGCTGATCGACACCCGTACCGAGATGCAGCGCCGAGACCAGGGCGACCTGCCCGGGGCGATCGTCATCGACCGGACGGTGCTGGAGTGGCGACTCGACCCGGCCAGCGAATGGCGCATCCCGGAAGCCACCGGCTACGACCGGGAGATCGTGCTGGTGTGCCGGGAGGGTTACAGCTCCAGCCTGGCCGCCGCCAGCCTCCAGACGCTCGGGCTGCGCCGGGCCACCGACATGATCGGCGGCGTCGACGCGTGGCTCGCCGCCGGCCTTCCCACCACCGACCGCCCCGCCGACATCCGCCACTGACCGACGCCGGTCAGGCCGGTGGCGGACCGGGTGGGATGAAGTGGAGGCCGGGGGGTGGCCCGGTCTCGATGAGGCGCCACAGGGCGTCGGTGTCCAGATGCTCCTCGACCAGGTCACCGAGCAGGTCGAGCGAGCGTTCCCGGGCGGCGGCGAAGCTGGTGTCCGGCGCGACCCGGAACCCGCTGCGCCCGGCCAGCCGGGCCACCTCGGTGAGGAAA contains:
- a CDS encoding PadR family transcriptional regulator, with protein sequence MLELAILGFLADRPLHGYDLKRRIAQLTGHVRPIADGTLYPAIKRLERAGLLTRRVEPGAGAAPRQMLALTEPGRAELDRRLREPDELEISDENRWFVLLAFLRHLDDPAARDQVLRRRLAFLRTPSSFFYEGDRPVRAEELTDPYRRGMLTIARATSQAELRWLGEMLGEPG
- a CDS encoding alpha/beta fold hydrolase, encoding MNAATVGPDGARMRWVEISGRAPARVYVHGLGAMSAPYFLPAATLPELAGHRSLFVDLLGFGLSDRPAAFGYTLTEHAEALAAALDAAGVRAADIVAHSMGGAVAIALAHHRPDLVGQLVLIEANLDPNPPPTAGSSGMARYSEAEFLAGGLASTLDRVGPAWAATMRLADPIGLHRTAIGLTTGTRPAMRHLLERLPMPRTYLQGGRSGPVVGAESLASAGVRVVTVPDAGHNIMLDAPEQFAQVTAAALAQPALA
- a CDS encoding uridine kinase family protein, whose translation is MARRDAGRAGVTPEVGRPATAEEGTGAPVAVVEAYAELARRVLAGPARLGRTRLVAVDGPSGAGKSSFAAHLADALAALPGGARPPVVHTDDLLDGWDDQLTFWPRLDEWVLGPLRAGRPGSYRRYSWVRRCFLPRSVPVPAASVLILEGVSAARAVVRPEVTLAAFVTAPASLRLARAVARDGPGILPELRRWHAGERAHFAADDTARRADLVIDGAPTLPYDADRYYVRIR
- a CDS encoding rhodanese-like domain-containing protein, with protein sequence MSPGIDALLEQARAGLHRLTPQQTVEAVRGGALLIDTRTEMQRRDQGDLPGAIVIDRTVLEWRLDPASEWRIPEATGYDREIVLVCREGYSSSLAAASLQTLGLRRATDMIGGVDAWLAAGLPTTDRPADIRH